In Erigeron canadensis isolate Cc75 chromosome 1, C_canadensis_v1, whole genome shotgun sequence, a single window of DNA contains:
- the LOC122586177 gene encoding PLASMODESMATA CALLOSE-BINDING PROTEIN 3-like, whose amino-acid sequence METPSKVVAAVLMVVLLIHLRLTTAMWCVARSDASREALQTALDYACSAGADCAPLQQNGLCFLPNTIQAHASYAFNSYYMRKSMAPGSCDFSGTATIAKTDPSYGSCVYPPSPSTAGGTTPITTPTSGTITAPPLGGGGVGLTPLGTGNGNVPTLDTPPDSKAFRGPHLSRILHLLLFIFQLLKILSS is encoded by the exons ATGGAAACACCGTCCAAGGTGGTGGCTGCAGTACTCATGGTGGTGCTACTTATCCACCTCAGACTCACCACGGCAATGTGGTGCGTCGCGAGAAGTGACGCCTCACGAGAGGCCTTACAGACTGCTTTGGACTATGCTTGTAGTGCTGGAGCAGATTGTGCACCATTGCAACAAAATGGCCTTTGTTTTCTTCCAAACACGATACAAGCACATGCCTCGTATGCTTTTAACAGCTACTATATGCGTAAATCAATGGCTCCTGGATCTTGTGACTTTTCGGGCACTGCCACCATTGCCAAAACTGATCCCAGTTATGGATCTTGTGTTTATCCACCGTCTCCAAG CACTGCAGGAGGGACGACGCCAATCACAACTCCGACTTCTGGAACTATTACAGCACCACCATTGGGAGGAGGAGGAGTAGGGCTTACGCCGCTTGGAACTGGTAATGGTAATGTACCTACATTAGACACCCCCCCAGATTCTAAAGCTTTCCGGGGACCTCACCTTTCAAGAATCTTACATCTGTTATTGTTCATCTTTCaacttttaaagattttgtCTTCATAG
- the LOC122596481 gene encoding purple acid phosphatase 15 produces the protein MTFKVDTFGVIFIGFYVSLLYLGFTFGDIPTTLDGPFTPVTVPLDESFRGHAVDLPSDDPRVRRIVKGFEPEQISISLSSNYDSVWISWITGEFQIGDNIKPLNPKNVASVVEYGKVKKPTQKAEGYSLIYSQLYPFEGLQNYTSGIIHHVQLTGLSPDSVYYYRCGDPSIRAMSGVFRFKTMPISGPKSYPRIGIVGDLGLTYNSTSTVSHLMKNKPDLILLVGDATYANLYLTNGTGSDCYSCSFANTPIHETYQPRWDYWGRYMQRLTSKIPIMAIEGNHEIEEQGGSKTFAAYNARFAFPSKESGSESTMYYSFNAGGIHFLMLGGYIAYDESSDQYKWLQRDLANVDRQVTPWLVGVWHPPWYNTYVSHYKEVECMRIAMEELLYNAGVDIIFNGHVHAYERSNRVYNYTLDPCGPVHITVGDGGNREKMAVKHTDEPGNCPEPASTPDSFMGGFCATNFTSGPAAGNFCWDHQPEYSAYRESSFGHGILEVKNETHALWTWHRNQDMYDEAGDQIFIVREPERCHVKQWRSEK, from the exons atgacattcaAGGTTGATACTTTTGGTGTGATTTTTATTGGGTTTTatgtatcattattatatttggGCTTTACTTTTGGTGATATTCCGACCACCCTTGACGGACCTTTTACGCCGGTGACTGTTCCTTTAGATGAAAGCTTTCGTGGGCATGCTGTTGACTTGCCCTCCGATGATCCACGTGTCAGGCGGATTGTTAAAGGCTTTGAACCTGAACAGATTTCTATTTCACTTTCTTCTAATTATGATTCTGTTTGGATTTCTTGGATTACAG GTGAATTTCAAATTGGGGACAATATAAAACCATTAAATCCTAAGAATGTAGCAAGTGTTGTTGAATATGGGAAAGTAAAGAAACCTACACAAAAGGCAGAGGGTTACTCTTTGATTTATAGTCAGCTTTACCCATTTGAAGGCCTTCAAAATTATACTTCTGGGATCATCCATCATGTTCAACTTACAG GATTGTCTCCGGATAGTGTTTATTATTATCGATGTGGTGATCCATCGATCCGTGCAATGAGTGGTGTTTTTAGATTCAAGACTATGCCTATTTCTGGCCCAAAAAGTTATCCAAGAATAGGAATTGTAGGTGATCTTGGTCTTACATATAATTCCACATCAACAGTGAGCCACTTGATGAAGAACAAGCCAGATCTTATACTACTTGTAGGAGATGCAACTTATGCTAACTTATATTTAACAAATGGTACTGGTTCGGATTGTTATTCTTGTTCGTTTGCAAATACTCCAATTCATGAGACATATCAACCGCGCTGGGATTACTGGGGAAG GTATATGCAGCGATTAACATCTAAAATACCAATAATGGCTATAGAAGGTAACCATGAAATTGAAGAGCAAGGTGGAAGCAAAACGTTTGCAGCTTACAATGCACGATTTGCGTTTCCATCTAAAGAAAGTGGCTCGGAATCCACCATGTATTACTCTTTCAATGCAGGAGGCATACACTTCCTGATGCTCGGTGGCTACATTGCTTATGATGAATCAT CGGATCAATACAAATGGTTGCAGAGGGATTTGGCGAATGTTGACCGGCAAGTGACACCATGGCTTGTTGGCGTTTGGCATCCTCCATGGTACAACACCTACGTATCCCATTACAAAGAAGTTGAATGCATGAGGATAGCCATGGAAGAACTACTATACAATGCTGGTGTTGATATTATTTTCAATGGTCAT GTTCATGCATATGAGAGATCAAACCGAGTCTATAACTACACTTTGGACCCGTGTGGCCCAGTCCACATAACCGTAGGAGACGGTGGAAACCGAGAAAAGATGGCGGTTAAACATACCGATGAACCCGGCAATTGCCCGGAACCAGCGTCTACTCCGGATTCATTCATGGGTGGTTTCTGTGCTACCAATTTCACATCAGGGCCAGCAGCCGGGAACTTTTGTTGGGACCACCAGCCAGAATATAGTGCATACAGGGAAAGTAGTTTTGGCCATGGCATTCTTGAGGTGAAAAATGAGACACACGCTTTATGGACATGGCATCGGAATCAGGATATGTATGATGAGGCTGGGGATCAAATATTTATTGTACGGGAACCTGAACGATGCCATGTTAAGCAATGGAGATCAGAAAAATGA
- the LOC122596489 gene encoding UDP-glucosyltransferase 29-like: protein MTMKVLLFPWLGHSHISCFLELGKKLYNRNVNIHLCSTPVNLKPLRNHSSDPDSLTLFVDQLIELHLPSLPELPPHLHTSTDLPLHLLPTLKHALDMSSPQFSKILKTLKPDLLIYDMLQPWAPVEAWDPFCGLHHHQSENNRKDRDRIMGFINNSSNIILVKSFKEIEAKNINSLSVMTHKRIVPVGPLMSSSSYRPCAHKNVVEWLNTKAGRSTVFVSFGSDSPASGLDLEEIAFGLEKSNVNFVWISRCPNFVESFPLGFRKRTKYRGLLVEGWVPPATILRHKSIGGFVSNCAWSSVVEAMKLGVPIIAMPVQLDHPINARLAVKAGVGVEVVRDENGLLSRENVAAVVQHVVVSSSTLVRERAKKLSVDLRVRGEEDIDVVVEELLHLCKASRRRLSSCHGGGGGGHKWKRNAAFAIPTDSLEYSLYAEEEGGGEEADDSIDERAERFILYNKFNFMKV from the exons atgacgaTGAAGGTATTGCTGTTCCCATGGTTGGGGCATTCACACATATCATGTTTCCTAGAACTAGGCAAAAAACTCTACAACCGAAACGTCAACATCCACTTGTGCTCCACCCCTGTCAACCTCAAACCCTTGCGAAACCATTCTTCTGATCCCGATTCCTTAACACTGTTTGTAGATCAACTCATAGAGCTTCACCTTCCCTCGTTACCCGAGCTTCCCCCGCACCTTCACACCTCCACTGACCTGCCCCTCCATCTCCTGCCTACTCTCAAACACGCCTTGGACATGTCAAGTCCCCAGTTTTCAAAAATCTTGAAGACCTTGAAACCCGACTTGCTCATTTACGACATGCTTCAACCGTGGGCCCCTGTGGAGGCTTGGGATCCCTTCTGTGGCCTTCATCACCACCA ATCTGAGAATAACCGCAAAGATAGAGACCGGATCATGGGGTTTATTAATAACTCGTCGAACATCATCCTCGTGAAATCTTTCAAGGAGATCGAAGCTAAGAACATTAATTCCCTTTCTGTCATGACCCATAAAAGGATTGTGCCAGTTGGCCCCCTtatgtcatcatcatcatatcgtCCTTGTGCGC ATAAGAATGTGGTAGAGTGGCTCAACACAAAAGCCGGTAGATCGACTGTCTTTGTTTCTTTTGGCAGCGATTCCCCGGCTTCTGGTCTtgatttggaagaaattgcattcGGGTTGGAAAAAAGCAATGTGAATTTCGTCTGGATTTCAAGGTGTCCAAACTTTGTGGAGTCTTTCCCCTTGGGGTTTAGAAAGAGAACAAAATATAGGGGTTTGTTGGTGGAAGGGTGGGTCCCACCCGCGACGATATTAAGACACAAAAGTATAGGTGGATTTGTGAGTAATTGTGCTTGGAGTTCCGTCGTAGAAGCTATGAAACTTGGCGTTCCGATCATAGCAATGCCGGTGCAGCTGGACCACCCAATCAACGCTCGTTTGGCAGTGAAGGCAGGGGTTGGGGTAGAGGTCGTGAGGGACGAGAACGGGCTGCTGTCGCGAGAGAATGTGGCAGCCGTGGTGCAACATGTGGTGGTGTCGTCCTCTACGTTGGTGAGGGAAAGGGCCAAGAAATTGAGTGTGGATCTGCGGGTGAGAGGGGAGGAGGACATTGACGTGGTGGTGGAGGAGCTCCTTCATTTATGCAAAGCAAGTCGTCGCCGCCTCAGCAGCTGTCATGGTGGCGGCGGCGGGGGGCACAAGTGGAAAAGAAACGCCGCATTCGCTATACCTACTG atagttTAGAGTACTCATTATATGctgaagaagaaggaggaggagaaGAAGCTGATGATTCAATAGATGAAAGGGCCGAGAGGTTTATTCTTTATAACAAGTTCAACTTTATGAAGGTCTGA
- the LOC122587972 gene encoding uncharacterized protein LOC122587972 isoform X1, whose protein sequence is MSSSHLQVHKAALSNDWDSVSQIFEKDPELMTKPINYIGETPLMIAVGTNASHDFVRQLVSRVVDIGGAIDQLFVADSNGDNPLHRAAKIGNTIDAKVLVEQNPDMTQVTDRNGHTPLTLAAWHRNKDTLRYLLKVATESIPGAGEAGSSVYTGAAGGDLITLTIQAGFLDMALEIIGRHPDIIVEENWASKTALEILGSKPEFYRSGSSLGLWNHVIYSLIPLNKRSLEDAQVNIFTEVYNKFTMGFWKVCRYLAPPIKNIYDAKVIHFQSMLLTKRICATILEKADHDTVWKILGSATSAAVEYGVPEVLNKCILTYPDIIWYTDKPGRHLPLEAITQRQEQVYNVLWQSAAHKIFQATMIDEEQNENALHKAAKLAPPHRLNVVTGAALQMQRELQWFKEVENYIEPSFKEARNKSGKTPKETFIEEHKDLLDDAEQWMKDVATSCTVVAALIITMAFAGAFTLPGGNEDDGKPLFLNKGAFMLFIVSDAVALFSSTASVLMFLGILTARFAADDFLYNLPKRMTIGLVSMFVSLAATMIAFSATLSLVLIDKVTWIVAPLVVITCIPVGLFGWLQFPLLIELVNSTYGPSIFRQQKDRWVF, encoded by the exons ATGAGCTCGAGCCATCTCCAAGTTCACAAAGCTGCATTAAGCAATGATTGGGATTCCGTAAGCCAAATCTTCGAAAAAGATCCCGAGCTTATGACTAAACCAATCAACTACATAGGGGAAACGCCCTTAATGATTGCCGTGGGAACAAATGCCTCCCACGACTTCGTCAGACAACTGGTGTCTCGTGTAGTCGACATCGGTGGTGCTATTGATCAGCTTTTCGTGGCAGACTCGAACGGAGACAACCCACTCCATCGGGCTGCTAAGATTGGTAATACAATCGACGCAAAGGTTTTGGTGGAACAGAACCCGGACATGACTCAAGTTACGGATAGAAATGGTCATACACCATTGACTTTGGCGGCTTGGCATCGCAACAAGGACACCCTTAGATACCTGCTAAAAGTGGCTACGGAATCTATCCCGGGGGCTGGAGAGGCAGGAAGTAGTGTATACACTGGAGCTGCTGGTGGCGATCTCATTACTCTCACAATTCAAGCCGGTTTCCTGG ACATGGCCTTAGAAATAATTGGGAGACACCCGGACATCATCGTAGAAGAGAACTGGGCTTCTAAAACGGCTTTGGAAATATTAGGTAGCAAACCCGAGTTTTATCGTAGCGGAAGTTCGCTTGGATTATGGAATCATGTCATTTATTCCC TTATACCTTTGAACAAGAGGAGTCTTGAAGATGCTCAAGTCAACATTTTCACAGAAGTCTACAACAAG TTTACTATGGGATTTTGGAAAGTTTGTCGATACCTAG CTCCGCCAATTAAGAATATCTATGATGCCAAAGTAATCCATTTCCAGAGCATGCTACTCACAAAACGTATATGCGCAACTATTCTAGAAAAGGCCGATCATGACACAGTTTGGAAGATATTAGGATCTGCAACATCGGCAGCCGTAGAATATGGGGTTCCTGAGGTCCTCAACAAATGCATTTTAACTTACCCAGATATAATTTGGTACACTGACAAACCAGGGCGTCACTTGCCTCTTGAAGCCATCACACAACGCCAAGAACAAGTGTACAATGTTTTATGGCAATCAGCTGCACACAAAATATTCCAAGCAACCATGATCGATGAAGAACAAAATGAGAACGCATTACACAAGGCTGCAAAGTTGGCCCCTCCTCATCGACTTAATGTTGTAACCGGGGCAGCTCTTCAAATGCAACGTGAGCTCCAATGGTTCAAg GAAGTCGAGAATTATATAGAACCCTCGTTTAAAGAAGCTAGGAACAAAAGCGGGAAAACGCCTAAAGAGACGTTCATTGAAGAGCACAAAGACTTACTTGATGACGCAGAACAATGGATGAAAGATGTTGCGACATCATGTACAGTGGTAGCAGCACTCATAATCACAATGGCATTTGCCGGCGCCTTCACACTTCCAGGTGGAAACGAAGATGATGGGAAACCTTTGTTCTTAAACAAAGGAGCATTCATGCTTTTTATTGTATCAGATGCCGTTGCGTTATTCTCTTCAACTGCTTCAGTGTTGATGTTTTTAGGGATACTTACAGCACGTTTTGCAGCCGATGATTTCCTTTACAACTTACCAAAGAGAATGACAATTGGACTTGTATCCATGTTCGTATCATTGGCAGCCACTATGATAGCATTTAGTGCGACTCTTTCACTTGTTCTTATAGATAAAGTGACATGGATCGTTGCTCCGCTTGTCGTAATAACGTGTATTCCTGTTGGTTTATTTGGATGGTTGCAGTTTCCCTTGCTAATAGAGCTAGTCAACTCAACATATGGGCCGAGCATTTTTCGTCAGCAGAAAGATCGATGGGTTTTTTAG
- the LOC122587972 gene encoding ankyrin repeat-containing protein NPR4-like isoform X2, whose translation MSSSHLQVHKAALSNDWDSVSQIFEKDPELMTKPINYIGETPLMIAVGTNASHDFVRQLVSRVVDIGGAIDQLFVADSNGDNPLHRAAKIGNTIDAKVLVEQNPDMTQVTDRNGHTPLTLAAWHRNKDTLRYLLKVATESIPGAGEAGSSVYTGAAGGDLITLTIQAGFLDMALEIIGRHPDIIVEENWASKTALEILGSKPEFYRSGSSLGLWNHVIYSQKADHDTVWKILGSATSAAVEYGVPEVLNKCILTYPDIIWYTDKPGRHLPLEAITQRQEQVYNVLWQSAAHKIFQATMIDEEQNENALHKAAKLAPPHRLNVVTGAALQMQRELQWFKEVENYIEPSFKEARNKSGKTPKETFIEEHKDLLDDAEQWMKDVATSCTVVAALIITMAFAGAFTLPGGNEDDGKPLFLNKGAFMLFIVSDAVALFSSTASVLMFLGILTARFAADDFLYNLPKRMTIGLVSMFVSLAATMIAFSATLSLVLIDKVTWIVAPLVVITCIPVGLFGWLQFPLLIELVNSTYGPSIFRQQKDRWVF comes from the exons ATGAGCTCGAGCCATCTCCAAGTTCACAAAGCTGCATTAAGCAATGATTGGGATTCCGTAAGCCAAATCTTCGAAAAAGATCCCGAGCTTATGACTAAACCAATCAACTACATAGGGGAAACGCCCTTAATGATTGCCGTGGGAACAAATGCCTCCCACGACTTCGTCAGACAACTGGTGTCTCGTGTAGTCGACATCGGTGGTGCTATTGATCAGCTTTTCGTGGCAGACTCGAACGGAGACAACCCACTCCATCGGGCTGCTAAGATTGGTAATACAATCGACGCAAAGGTTTTGGTGGAACAGAACCCGGACATGACTCAAGTTACGGATAGAAATGGTCATACACCATTGACTTTGGCGGCTTGGCATCGCAACAAGGACACCCTTAGATACCTGCTAAAAGTGGCTACGGAATCTATCCCGGGGGCTGGAGAGGCAGGAAGTAGTGTATACACTGGAGCTGCTGGTGGCGATCTCATTACTCTCACAATTCAAGCCGGTTTCCTGG ACATGGCCTTAGAAATAATTGGGAGACACCCGGACATCATCGTAGAAGAGAACTGGGCTTCTAAAACGGCTTTGGAAATATTAGGTAGCAAACCCGAGTTTTATCGTAGCGGAAGTTCGCTTGGATTATGGAATCATGTCATTTATTCCC AAAAGGCCGATCATGACACAGTTTGGAAGATATTAGGATCTGCAACATCGGCAGCCGTAGAATATGGGGTTCCTGAGGTCCTCAACAAATGCATTTTAACTTACCCAGATATAATTTGGTACACTGACAAACCAGGGCGTCACTTGCCTCTTGAAGCCATCACACAACGCCAAGAACAAGTGTACAATGTTTTATGGCAATCAGCTGCACACAAAATATTCCAAGCAACCATGATCGATGAAGAACAAAATGAGAACGCATTACACAAGGCTGCAAAGTTGGCCCCTCCTCATCGACTTAATGTTGTAACCGGGGCAGCTCTTCAAATGCAACGTGAGCTCCAATGGTTCAAg GAAGTCGAGAATTATATAGAACCCTCGTTTAAAGAAGCTAGGAACAAAAGCGGGAAAACGCCTAAAGAGACGTTCATTGAAGAGCACAAAGACTTACTTGATGACGCAGAACAATGGATGAAAGATGTTGCGACATCATGTACAGTGGTAGCAGCACTCATAATCACAATGGCATTTGCCGGCGCCTTCACACTTCCAGGTGGAAACGAAGATGATGGGAAACCTTTGTTCTTAAACAAAGGAGCATTCATGCTTTTTATTGTATCAGATGCCGTTGCGTTATTCTCTTCAACTGCTTCAGTGTTGATGTTTTTAGGGATACTTACAGCACGTTTTGCAGCCGATGATTTCCTTTACAACTTACCAAAGAGAATGACAATTGGACTTGTATCCATGTTCGTATCATTGGCAGCCACTATGATAGCATTTAGTGCGACTCTTTCACTTGTTCTTATAGATAAAGTGACATGGATCGTTGCTCCGCTTGTCGTAATAACGTGTATTCCTGTTGGTTTATTTGGATGGTTGCAGTTTCCCTTGCTAATAGAGCTAGTCAACTCAACATATGGGCCGAGCATTTTTCGTCAGCAGAAAGATCGATGGGTTTTTTAG
- the LOC122585708 gene encoding uncharacterized protein LOC122585708 — protein sequence MSKYDYVISDLPIYKAALLDDYESVSEMLGKNPQLMTKQITYWWETPLIIAVGTNRSHGFVEKLVERIVAVGAKDELFVTSYGGNNPLHYAAKVGNITAAKLLVKHNPDMTRVANPYGNTPLKLAAWHGNKETLEYLLTVTPDLPPPGQEAAGSSPYTGVAGGDLITLTIMAEFYDVALKIIDSHPNVVLENDRNKQTALQVLAMKPEIFPSGSRLGFWGRFLYSLIPVEQSQGATKVNIFLRIFNKFAAGFWSALKYLAPAIKNIHDMKVNHRLSSLLVKRICKVVIENGNHDTAWRILGSAITTAVTYGTHELIEECILTYPGIIWYDVDGFYLFLAAIKERQERVYNLVHQMSRHSVFAATQVDNEDNNALHIAATLAPSHRLNVVTGAALQMQRELQWFKEVEKFIEPSYKEAKNKHGKTPRMVFTKSHEQLLEKGQQWMKDTASSCTVVAALIVTMAFAAAFTVPGGNQDDGKPLFQNDATFMLFVVSDAIALFSSVTSVLMFLGILTSRYAEGDFLYALPKRLTIGALSLFLSLVTTMIAFSATLALVLRDKVTWIAAPLVIATSIPVCLFGLLQFPLLVELVNSTYGRSIFHQQSDHRIH from the exons ATGAGCAAATATGATTACGTGATTAGTGATCTGCCGATATACAAAGCAGCATTACTTGATGATTATGAATCCGTGAGTGAAATGTTGGGAAAAAATCCACAACTAATGACCAAGCAGATCACATATTGGTGGGAAACTCCACTGATTATAGCCGTTGGAACAAACCGGTCACATGGTTTTGTAGAGAAGCTGGTGGAGCGTATCGTTGCGGTTGGTGCAAAGGACGAGTTGTTTGTAACGAGTTATGGTGGAAACAACCCCCTTCATTATGCTGCAAAGGTTGGCAACATCACCGCTGCAAAGCTTTTGGTCAAACACAACCCGGATATGACTCGAGTTGCAAATCCTTACGGCAATACCCCCTTGAAATTGGCGGCTTGGCATGGAAACAAGGAAACGTTGGAGTACTTGCTGACTGTCACTCCGGATTTACCTCCTCCTGGTCAAGAAGCGGCTGGGAGTAGTCCGTATACTGGAGTTGCCGGTGGTGATCTCATTACCCTCACAATTATGGCCGAGTTCTATG ATGTGGCATTAAAAATTATCGATTCGCATCCAAATGTTGTGCTGGAAAACGATAGGAATAAGCAAACGGCTTTGCAAGTATTAGCTATGAAACCAGAAATATTTCCTAGTGGAAGCAGGCTTGGATTCTGGGGACGTTTTCTCTATTCAC TGATTCCCGTGGAGCAGAGTCAAGGAGCTACTAAAGTCAACATTTTCTTAAGAATTTTCAACAAG TTTGCAGCTGGATTTTGGAGTGCTCTTAAATACTTGG CTCCAGCAATCAAGAATATCCATGATATGAAAGTAAATCATAGGCTAAGCAGCCTACTTGTAAAACGTATATGCAAAGTTGTTATAGAAAATGGCAATCATGACACTGCTTGGAGGATTCTAGGATCTGCAATAACTACAGCAGTCACATATGGGACTCATGAGCTCATTGAGGAGTGCATATTAACTTACCCGGGCATTATCTGGTATGATGTAGACGGCTTCTACTTGTTTCTTGCAGCCATCAAGGAACGCCAAGAACGGGTTTACAATCTTGTGCACCAGATGTCTCGCCACAGTGTATTTGCAGCAACCCAAGTTGATAACGAGGATAATAACGCTTTACATATTGCTGCAACGTTAGCGCCATCTCATCGGCTTAATGTTGTCACGGGTGCAGCTCTACAAATGCAGCGTGAGCTTCAATGGTTTAAG GAAGTTGAAAAGTTTATTGAGCCATCCTACAAAGAAGCCAAAAACAAACATGGCAAAACCCCGAGAATGGTTTTCACTAAGTCACATGAACAATTACTTGAAAAGGGGCAACAATGGATGAAAGACACAGCATCTTCGTGTACGGTGGTAGCAGCTCTCATAGTTACAATGGCATTTGCAGCTGCCTTCACTGTCCCTGGTGGAAATCAAGATGATGGCAAACCTTTGTTCCAAAATGACGCAACCTTTATGCTATTTGTCGTATCAGATGCCATTGCTTTGTTTTCATCAGTTACTTCTGTGTTGATGTTTTTAGGGATACTTACTTCACGCTATGCAGAAGGTGATTTCCTTTATGCCTTACCAAAGAGATTAACAATCGGAGCCCTTTCGTTATTCTTGTCGTTAGTAACGACTATGATTGCATTCAGTGCAACTCTTGCACTCGTGCTTCGAGACAAAGTCACATGGATTGCGGCTCCACTTGTTATAGCCACCAGTATTCCTGTGTGCTTGTTCGGGTTGTTGCAATTTCCTCTACTTGTGGAGCTAGTTAACTCTACATATGGACGGAGCATTTTTCATCAGCAAAGTGATCACAGGATTCATTAG
- the LOC122586120 gene encoding small ubiquitin-related modifier 2-like translates to MAGSIVPKSTDRIVVIVKDQRKHKLFYKVKKDIPIRKVMVAFCKKTQTDFAVVNFILNGYRIHPHQTPTELKMKNLDEIDVMGMMPGGGVICQSHLQSVLSNTLNAFRP, encoded by the exons atggctGGTAGTATTGTACCAAAATCAACTGATAGAATTGTTGTTATTGTCAAAGATCAG CGTAAACATAAGCTGTTCTACAAGGTAAAGAAGGACATTCCCATAAGGAAGGTCATGGTTGCATTTTGCAAGAAAACACAGACTGATTTTGCTGTCGTGAATTTCATACTTAACGGCTATCGTATTCACCCCCATCAAACTCCAACTGAG CTAAAAATGAAGAACTTGGACGAAATCGATGTAATGGGCATGATGCCAGGCGGAGGAGTGATTTGCCAGTCACATTTACAGTCGGTTTTATCAAACACGCTAAATGCTTTTAGACCTTGA